A genome region from Microbacterium sp. CGR2 includes the following:
- a CDS encoding nucleotide pyrophosphohydrolase translates to MLTDSTLAALRDLVAERDWDQFHSPENLAKSISIEAGELLECFQWSPEFDREQVEAELADVVTYCVHLANKIGVDLDEIVMRKLESTKAKYPVALAKGRTTKYTKLAEERD, encoded by the coding sequence ATGTTGACCGACTCGACTCTCGCTGCCCTGCGCGACCTCGTCGCCGAGCGTGACTGGGACCAGTTCCATTCGCCCGAGAATCTCGCGAAGAGCATCTCGATCGAGGCTGGCGAACTCCTGGAATGCTTCCAGTGGTCGCCCGAGTTCGATCGAGAGCAGGTTGAAGCCGAACTCGCGGATGTCGTCACCTACTGCGTCCACCTCGCGAACAAGATCGGCGTCGACCTAGACGAGATCGTCATGCGCAAGCTGGAATCGACGAAGGCGAAGTATCCCGTCGCGCTGGCAAAGGGACGCACGACGAAGTACACCAAGCTCGCCGAGGAGCGCGATTGA
- a CDS encoding DUF4188 domain-containing protein, producing MSRVIKGRMTHRHEGELVVFHIGMQINSWWRPDLWMPVFGAMPRMLRELATDPDSGLLGFHLLLGAGGPYLVQYWSSIDKLYAYASSPSHEHRPAWTRFNKMARKAPGAVGIWHETFLVDRAESVYVSTRPMGLPKATEMVEVGKRHDRAQARFVDGRTEAAQHPSVNT from the coding sequence ATGTCGCGAGTCATCAAGGGACGCATGACGCACCGCCACGAGGGCGAGCTCGTCGTGTTCCACATCGGAATGCAGATCAACAGCTGGTGGCGCCCCGACCTCTGGATGCCGGTCTTCGGCGCCATGCCGCGGATGCTGCGCGAGCTCGCCACCGACCCCGACTCGGGCCTCCTCGGCTTCCACCTGCTCCTCGGCGCCGGCGGACCGTACCTCGTGCAGTACTGGTCATCCATCGACAAGCTCTATGCCTACGCGTCCAGCCCCTCGCACGAACACCGCCCCGCTTGGACCCGCTTCAACAAGATGGCGCGCAAAGCTCCGGGAGCGGTCGGCATCTGGCACGAGACCTTCCTCGTCGACCGCGCCGAGAGCGTGTACGTCTCGACCAGGCCGATGGGACTGCCGAAGGCGACCGAGATGGTCGAGGTCGGGAAGCGGCACGACCGGGCGCAGGCGCGGTTTGTGGATGGGCGAACCGAGGCGGCGCAGCATCCGTCGGTCAATACGTAG
- a CDS encoding MerR family transcriptional regulator, translating into MRISELSAQTGVSVPTIKYYLREGLLPEGERSAPTQAAYGEKHVERLRVIRALLDAGVSIAETRRVLGALDDPPEDPHLLLGAAHSAITPAVGDPLDLAEAERLVAGLGWKPGMCDASVLNAVARALQGLEQAGFEVPDAVMAEYLASMRRIADVEIAGVPEESAEAAVRYVVLGSVLVEPLLLALRRVAEQVSSGERFDQPV; encoded by the coding sequence ATGAGAATTTCCGAACTGTCAGCCCAGACCGGCGTGAGTGTGCCGACGATCAAGTACTACCTGCGCGAGGGGCTGCTTCCCGAGGGTGAGCGCAGCGCGCCGACCCAAGCCGCGTATGGCGAGAAGCATGTGGAGCGGCTACGGGTGATCCGGGCGCTGCTCGACGCCGGGGTGAGCATCGCCGAGACGCGGCGGGTGCTGGGGGCGCTCGATGATCCGCCAGAGGATCCGCACCTGCTTTTGGGGGCGGCGCATTCGGCGATCACTCCGGCGGTGGGTGACCCGCTGGATTTGGCGGAGGCTGAGCGGCTCGTTGCGGGGCTGGGGTGGAAGCCGGGGATGTGCGACGCTTCTGTCTTGAACGCGGTTGCGCGCGCGTTGCAGGGGTTGGAGCAGGCGGGGTTTGAGGTTCCGGACGCTGTGATGGCGGAGTACCTCGCGAGCATGCGGCGGATTGCGGATGTGGAGATCGCCGGCGTGCCGGAGGAGTCTGCGGAGGCTGCGGTGCGGTACGTGGTGTTGGGGTCGGTGCTAGTGGAGCCGTTGTTGTTGGCGTTGCGGCGAGTGGCGGAGCAGGTTTCGTCGGGGGAGAGGTTCGACCAGCCAGTTTGA
- a CDS encoding (deoxy)nucleoside triphosphate pyrophosphohydrolase yields the protein MNRERVVEVVAAVIEHDGRVLACRRRPKKAAGGKWEFPGGKIEPHETPESALVREIQEELSIGIEVVSRLRTDETQVGDSVIRLICLRARLTGDAPTVSLDHDELRWLAPESLPELDWAAPDLPAVAELAGRA from the coding sequence ATGAACCGAGAACGCGTTGTTGAAGTTGTCGCGGCAGTCATCGAGCACGATGGCCGGGTACTCGCGTGCAGACGTCGCCCGAAGAAGGCTGCGGGCGGAAAGTGGGAATTCCCCGGCGGCAAGATCGAACCTCACGAGACGCCAGAGTCTGCACTTGTCCGAGAGATTCAGGAGGAGCTGAGCATCGGTATCGAAGTTGTCTCTCGGCTGCGAACCGACGAGACGCAGGTCGGAGATAGCGTGATCCGCCTGATCTGTCTTCGTGCACGTCTGACGGGCGACGCTCCGACGGTAAGTCTCGACCACGATGAACTGCGCTGGCTCGCGCCGGAGTCTCTGCCCGAACTAGATTGGGCCGCACCCGATCTGCCTGCTGTCGCCGAACTCGCCGGCAGAGCCTAA
- a CDS encoding S8 family serine peptidase: MKRTHFAVAVLAAFSCVATVAAPATAAPTDDPPLVPIRSAPYNLGGTIAGQFKDSTGASYDGSGTTIVDIDGAFDLTDSALASQVIGEYCFGQLDAKFGSLCSGGETMTRSETYPGSGLPDQSFVRQEGAGGSGVSAPSNGASQTCSDDGGFCHAAHGTMTAGLLVGQPRQRVWRSVNETQPYSGVAPGAKLIAMKVGTGKTGPMFETNSILNALLETEKLVKSPDTAELKANPIVAVNISNSGMYGNRDNWSSATTCTPGSPGAKIDAIAKRLLAYGVAVVISAGNEGLTEGSTPYTCGKSIVPSGATEIAHPTVPTAYSNVLDMGWRTLYAPVGYGEWAPTANTMLTYYPGGASTAKGTSFSAPQVAAAFAVLADKAGSPRTVTDFNMRIDALQRSGAPITGERAEQTLGGRTISIPDALNRLP; the protein is encoded by the coding sequence ATGAAACGTACCCACTTCGCTGTCGCCGTTCTCGCCGCCTTCTCCTGTGTCGCCACCGTCGCAGCACCCGCAACGGCCGCACCAACGGACGACCCCCCGCTCGTTCCCATCCGCTCAGCGCCATACAACCTCGGAGGCACGATCGCGGGTCAGTTCAAAGACTCGACCGGCGCCTCCTACGACGGGTCCGGCACGACGATCGTCGACATCGACGGCGCCTTCGATCTGACCGATTCCGCGCTCGCCAGTCAGGTGATCGGCGAGTACTGCTTCGGGCAGCTCGACGCAAAGTTCGGGAGCCTGTGCTCCGGCGGAGAGACCATGACACGGTCGGAGACGTACCCCGGGAGCGGACTCCCCGACCAGTCCTTCGTGCGCCAGGAGGGAGCGGGCGGATCCGGTGTCTCCGCTCCGTCGAACGGCGCTTCGCAGACCTGCAGCGATGACGGAGGCTTCTGCCACGCGGCGCACGGCACGATGACTGCTGGCCTGCTCGTCGGGCAGCCGCGCCAGCGCGTGTGGCGCTCAGTCAATGAGACACAGCCCTACTCCGGTGTGGCGCCCGGAGCGAAGCTCATCGCGATGAAGGTCGGCACGGGCAAGACGGGCCCGATGTTCGAGACGAACAGCATTCTCAACGCTCTGCTCGAAACCGAGAAGCTGGTGAAGAGCCCCGATACGGCAGAGCTCAAGGCCAACCCGATCGTGGCCGTCAACATCTCGAATTCAGGGATGTACGGCAACCGCGACAACTGGAGCTCGGCCACCACGTGCACGCCTGGATCCCCGGGAGCGAAGATCGACGCGATTGCCAAGCGGCTCCTTGCCTATGGAGTTGCCGTCGTGATCTCGGCCGGCAACGAAGGCTTGACCGAAGGCAGCACGCCCTACACCTGCGGAAAGTCGATCGTGCCGTCCGGTGCGACCGAGATCGCGCACCCGACCGTGCCGACCGCGTACTCCAACGTGCTCGACATGGGCTGGCGCACTCTCTACGCGCCGGTGGGCTACGGCGAGTGGGCACCGACCGCCAACACCATGCTCACCTACTACCCCGGAGGCGCAAGCACCGCGAAGGGCACGTCATTCTCCGCTCCGCAGGTCGCCGCCGCGTTCGCAGTACTCGCCGATAAGGCCGGGTCTCCTCGCACAGTCACTGATTTCAATATGCGCATCGATGCCTTGCAGCGATCCGGCGCCCCCATCACCGGTGAGCGCGCGGAGCAGACCCTGGGTGGTCGAACTATCTCCATCCCCGACGCCCTCAACCGTCTCCCCTAA
- a CDS encoding DUF2510 domain-containing protein yields MAPLPLRSAWKAASARAVARLERNDMSTNPAGWYPNGDQWETYWDGAQWTEQHRAVAPTGMPAPPAPPATVAQPATESYSNDGALLRFKSHIDGKNADVVIFPDRIEWLMARGVSGAKVTAGVLTAGLSVFATGVKNGKAGSQMIPMKSITGVSTKRDGIINTIVTVTSSSSAIGFRVSHKEAEQMRQLLNQLILV; encoded by the coding sequence ATGGCTCCCCTGCCGCTACGCTCGGCATGGAAAGCAGCATCGGCGCGCGCTGTCGCGCGCCTGGAGAGGAATGACATGAGCACAAATCCTGCCGGTTGGTACCCGAACGGTGACCAGTGGGAAACATACTGGGATGGCGCGCAGTGGACCGAGCAGCACCGCGCCGTGGCGCCTACGGGGATGCCAGCACCGCCTGCACCGCCCGCGACTGTCGCTCAGCCCGCTACCGAGTCGTACAGCAATGATGGGGCGTTGCTGAGGTTCAAGTCGCACATCGACGGGAAGAACGCAGACGTCGTGATTTTCCCTGATCGCATTGAGTGGCTCATGGCTAGAGGCGTGTCGGGCGCGAAGGTGACGGCCGGAGTCTTGACCGCTGGACTCTCGGTGTTCGCGACCGGTGTGAAGAATGGCAAGGCAGGGAGCCAAATGATCCCGATGAAGTCGATCACCGGAGTTTCGACGAAGCGCGACGGAATTATCAACACGATCGTGACAGTGACGTCCTCGAGCTCGGCGATCGGCTTCCGCGTCTCGCACAAGGAGGCCGAGCAGATGCGTCAGCTCCTGAACCAGCTCATCCTCGTCTGA
- a CDS encoding GTPase family protein, with product MTDETFSEDSFRQEWKDQAREIGRFNLAIFGKTGVGKSTLINAIFGEDVAPTGVGEPVTMEEHLYIHRSGFLGLLDTRGLEIGKDTDALIKELGAYIKRMRQQPLSEQIHVAWYCVRATDRRFEETEAEFIRKLHQLGLPVVVVLTQVPSRAGQYHADAVTLAEHIASLDLPIVNGRPILVMSTADEFTGQVQHGLKDLVDATFRAAPAGVEAALAAAQKVDLDRKRKQAQAVVRTAAASALTVGAIPIPVADAGVLVPIQLAMMARVSAIYGVKMETATLAATAATVAVSAAGRAAAGGLLKLIPGAGTIVGGVVSGAVASSFTLAIGYAWAVVCGELTQGRLRGIDGALDNNMVRELFQQQVGVWFKKVKPGKG from the coding sequence ATGACTGACGAAACCTTCTCCGAAGACAGCTTCCGCCAGGAGTGGAAGGATCAGGCGCGAGAGATCGGCCGGTTCAACCTGGCGATCTTCGGCAAGACGGGCGTCGGCAAGTCCACTCTGATCAACGCCATCTTCGGCGAAGACGTCGCACCCACGGGCGTCGGCGAGCCGGTCACGATGGAGGAGCACCTCTACATCCATCGATCCGGCTTCCTCGGGCTCCTGGACACCCGCGGGCTGGAGATCGGGAAGGACACCGACGCTCTGATCAAGGAGCTCGGGGCGTACATCAAGCGGATGCGGCAACAACCGCTCTCCGAGCAGATCCACGTCGCGTGGTACTGCGTCCGAGCGACGGACCGTCGATTCGAAGAGACCGAGGCGGAGTTCATCCGTAAGCTCCACCAGCTGGGCCTTCCGGTCGTCGTCGTGCTCACGCAGGTGCCGTCCCGGGCGGGCCAGTATCACGCGGATGCCGTGACCCTGGCTGAGCACATCGCCAGCCTCGACCTGCCGATCGTGAATGGCCGACCGATCCTGGTGATGTCGACGGCGGACGAGTTCACCGGACAGGTGCAACACGGCCTGAAGGATCTTGTTGATGCCACCTTTCGCGCAGCTCCCGCAGGTGTTGAAGCAGCCCTTGCGGCAGCACAGAAAGTCGATCTGGACAGAAAGCGCAAACAAGCTCAAGCAGTTGTCCGCACGGCTGCCGCGTCGGCGCTGACTGTCGGCGCAATACCCATCCCGGTCGCCGACGCGGGAGTGCTCGTGCCGATTCAGCTCGCGATGATGGCCCGAGTCTCCGCCATCTACGGCGTCAAGATGGAGACCGCCACCCTCGCGGCAACCGCGGCCACGGTGGCGGTCTCGGCCGCAGGACGCGCCGCGGCCGGCGGTCTGCTGAAGCTCATCCCTGGTGCGGGGACGATCGTGGGCGGCGTGGTCTCCGGTGCCGTGGCGAGCTCCTTCACCCTCGCTATCGGATACGCATGGGCTGTCGTCTGCGGGGAACTCACGCAGGGCAGGTTGCGGGGTATCGACGGTGCGCTCGACAACAACATGGTGCGGGAACTGTTCCAGCAGCAGGTCGGTGTGTGGTTCAAGAAGGTCAAGCCGGGGAAGGGCTGA
- a CDS encoding DUF4041 domain-containing protein, translating to MGWQLWLTPDDGQKATQGAPINASMAAEVAPARTRAEAKAEASRSTLNPPSSEMASPTTEAGRIAYLEAENASLRAQVGAATSGDFVELDDARVLQDVGIYRYHHPLESAAAYQDELRNLERAVAELVSSGRAIVRSELFTLNNSLSQGRRMSDDLAKLMLRAYNAEADNAIRTLRAGNVVTALKRLDASKKAIAKLGQLMEMHIGDEFHELRVREIELTADWLIKKQQEREAERDERARLREEKRVSRELAEERARLDKERLHLVNTLAALQQAGDVDDALIQRLAAIDEAIVQNDFRAANIRAGYVYVISNQGAFGSNVVKIGLTRRLEPRERIFELGGASVPFRFDTHALFFSEDAVTLEADLHRHFSDRAVNRANARKEFFFATPTEVRDVLLNKVGNILEFTDEVEATEYRQSVALWPTQ from the coding sequence GTGGGTTGGCAGCTCTGGCTGACCCCTGACGATGGCCAAAAGGCGACTCAAGGGGCACCGATCAATGCGTCGATGGCGGCCGAGGTCGCTCCTGCCAGAACCCGCGCCGAGGCGAAAGCGGAGGCTTCTCGATCCACACTGAATCCTCCGAGCTCCGAGATGGCGTCGCCCACCACGGAGGCAGGAAGGATCGCCTACTTAGAGGCGGAGAATGCGTCCCTGCGTGCTCAGGTTGGTGCAGCGACGTCAGGGGATTTCGTGGAGCTCGACGATGCGCGAGTCCTGCAAGACGTCGGCATCTACCGCTATCACCACCCACTCGAGTCGGCTGCCGCCTACCAAGACGAGCTTCGCAATCTGGAGCGCGCTGTAGCCGAGCTAGTTAGTTCTGGGCGCGCGATCGTGAGGTCGGAACTCTTCACGCTGAACAACTCGCTCTCCCAAGGACGCCGCATGTCGGACGATCTCGCGAAACTCATGCTCAGGGCGTATAACGCTGAGGCGGACAACGCCATCCGCACGCTTCGCGCGGGAAACGTTGTGACAGCTCTAAAGCGTCTGGATGCCTCGAAAAAGGCGATCGCAAAACTTGGACAGCTGATGGAGATGCATATCGGTGACGAGTTTCATGAGCTACGAGTTCGAGAAATCGAGTTGACCGCTGACTGGTTGATTAAGAAGCAACAGGAGCGTGAAGCGGAGCGCGACGAGCGTGCGCGGTTACGCGAGGAGAAGCGGGTCTCACGCGAGCTCGCCGAGGAACGTGCGCGCTTGGACAAAGAACGTCTGCATCTCGTCAACACACTGGCGGCACTGCAGCAGGCTGGAGACGTAGACGACGCACTAATCCAGCGTCTTGCTGCGATTGATGAGGCGATCGTTCAGAACGACTTCCGCGCGGCCAACATCCGCGCTGGCTATGTTTACGTCATATCGAACCAGGGCGCGTTTGGAAGCAACGTGGTCAAGATCGGGCTGACCCGCCGTCTCGAGCCGCGTGAGCGGATCTTCGAGCTCGGAGGAGCGTCCGTTCCGTTCCGGTTTGACACGCATGCGTTGTTCTTCTCAGAAGATGCCGTCACGCTTGAAGCAGACCTTCATCGGCACTTCTCCGACCGAGCTGTCAACCGAGCGAATGCTCGCAAGGAGTTCTTCTTCGCTACCCCCACCGAGGTGCGCGACGTGCTCCTCAACAAGGTTGGAAACATTTTGGAGTTCACTGACGAGGTCGAGGCAACGGAGTATCGCCAATCGGTAGCGCTCTGGCCTACGCAGTAG
- a CDS encoding DUF2510 domain-containing protein, translating into MTTPNTTPAGWYDDGSGRQRWWDGQQWGSFADEVSAGGPTAIATAPAAYSGAHPAGALPKKLNVLALVAAIVAAVGFIFACMPGAMIVGWILLPIAFVLSIVSLFLKGDKKWLGIVGLVLSIVGTIVGVLVFLGVVATAADEAFSGGDTSVTQPGEPGEAEEPAEEEPAEAAEGSRENPFPIGSEISNSDWAVVVNTVNADGNAIVSEANQFNEAAPAGSHYEIVNYTITYKGADSATSSEVTVDVVTSAGNVINSYDTYVSLSDEFGFEELFAGATVTGSQAFLVPDGETIVVRVTPVSSRTRSSFSRDHPMMRMKPWHLRCQSFARLVRWSALRPLPDDGCCPKLRRRTRYPPPSPA; encoded by the coding sequence ATGACGACACCGAATACCACTCCCGCCGGTTGGTACGACGACGGCTCTGGTCGCCAGCGCTGGTGGGATGGTCAGCAGTGGGGGAGCTTTGCTGACGAGGTTAGCGCGGGCGGTCCCACGGCGATCGCAACGGCCCCCGCCGCCTACTCCGGTGCGCATCCCGCCGGAGCCCTTCCGAAGAAGCTCAACGTTCTCGCTTTGGTCGCTGCGATCGTTGCCGCTGTCGGATTTATTTTCGCTTGTATGCCCGGCGCCATGATCGTTGGCTGGATTCTGCTGCCGATCGCCTTCGTGCTGAGCATCGTCTCGCTCTTCCTCAAAGGTGACAAGAAGTGGCTCGGCATCGTCGGCCTCGTGCTGTCCATCGTCGGGACGATCGTTGGTGTCTTGGTGTTCCTCGGTGTTGTCGCGACCGCCGCTGACGAGGCGTTTAGCGGCGGTGACACCAGCGTCACCCAGCCGGGGGAACCTGGCGAGGCCGAGGAGCCTGCCGAAGAAGAGCCTGCAGAAGCTGCGGAGGGCAGTCGGGAGAACCCATTCCCTATCGGGTCGGAGATTAGCAACAGCGACTGGGCCGTCGTCGTTAACACGGTGAACGCTGACGGCAACGCCATCGTCTCCGAAGCCAACCAGTTCAACGAGGCGGCTCCTGCTGGTTCTCACTATGAGATCGTGAACTACACGATCACTTACAAGGGTGCCGACTCGGCCACCTCGTCCGAGGTCACGGTGGATGTCGTGACGTCCGCTGGCAATGTCATCAACAGCTATGACACCTATGTCAGTCTTTCGGATGAGTTTGGATTCGAGGAACTCTTCGCAGGTGCTACCGTCACTGGATCGCAGGCGTTCCTGGTGCCCGATGGCGAAACCATTGTCGTTCGTGTCACCCCGGTTTCTTCGCGGACGAGGTCTTCATTCAGCCGTGATCATCCGATGATGCGAATGAAGCCCTGGCACCTGCGGTGTCAGAGCTTCGCTCGTCTCGTTAGGTGGAGCGCGCTCCGCCCCCTCCCCGATGACGGATGCTGCCCCAAACTTCGCCGCAGAACACGGTATCCGCCGCCTTCCCCGGCGTGA
- a CDS encoding DUF2075 domain-containing protein, whose product MTGFSIQRLLFRREAVDCWAHDDTRHTNWPVVYMIDGATDRKIPGLYVGETVSAATRMRQHLGGSKKNEGLESIRVVIDHTFNKSVCLDLESHLIRWFHGDGRYAILNGNDGLTDAQYYDRDLYRESFRDVFEALREEGLFSRSIPQIENSDLFKLSPFKVLTNDQAVAITDIVEGLLDDLQHPNARSTLVVEGNPGTGKTIIAIFLMKLLADIRDYQDHDDIEPDSMFSEFFVPENRDLLRTLRMALVIPQQSLRESVKKVFRKTPKLHADMVLSPFQLGESDSAYDLVLVDETHRLGQRANQASGVQNKKFRDINTELFGADDPRHTQLDWIKARSRHQLLLIDGEQSVRPHDLSPATLNREVRAARDTHRFFRLTTQMRVRAGADYVEFIRALLRDEKPALPDLGDYDLQFFDDLREMRAAIREKDAEVGLSRLVAGYAWDWASKNDRDAFDIELDGERMRWNKAQKDWINSAGSLDEVGSIHTVQGYDLNYAGVIIGPDLRLDRDSGRIVADRERYRDKKGKENTGHLKDAFSDDDLLVFIRNIYGVLLTRGIRGTYVYVCDPALRGQIRAALLDDSLASTSDRQSPI is encoded by the coding sequence TTGACCGGCTTCAGCATCCAGCGGCTCCTCTTCCGCCGCGAAGCCGTCGACTGCTGGGCACACGACGATACGCGTCACACCAACTGGCCTGTCGTCTATATGATCGACGGTGCGACGGATCGCAAGATTCCTGGGCTGTACGTCGGGGAGACGGTCAGCGCAGCGACGCGCATGCGGCAGCACCTCGGAGGCTCAAAGAAGAACGAAGGACTTGAGTCGATTCGGGTAGTCATCGACCACACCTTCAACAAGTCGGTATGTCTCGACCTGGAGTCCCACCTAATCCGGTGGTTCCACGGCGACGGTCGATACGCGATTCTCAACGGCAATGACGGTCTCACCGACGCCCAGTACTACGATCGCGATCTCTATCGCGAGTCGTTCCGCGATGTGTTTGAAGCCCTCCGCGAAGAAGGACTGTTCAGTCGCAGCATCCCGCAGATCGAGAACTCCGACCTTTTCAAACTCTCGCCGTTCAAAGTGCTGACCAACGACCAAGCAGTCGCGATCACGGACATCGTTGAGGGCTTGCTGGATGACCTTCAGCATCCGAACGCTCGGTCAACGCTGGTCGTGGAGGGCAACCCCGGCACAGGCAAGACGATCATCGCGATCTTTCTGATGAAGCTGCTCGCCGACATCCGCGATTATCAGGACCACGATGACATCGAGCCCGACTCGATGTTCTCCGAGTTCTTCGTTCCCGAAAACCGGGACCTGCTGAGGACCCTTCGGATGGCGCTCGTGATCCCTCAACAGTCGCTGCGCGAGTCAGTCAAGAAGGTGTTCAGGAAAACGCCGAAGCTCCATGCAGACATGGTGCTGTCCCCGTTCCAACTCGGCGAATCTGACTCCGCGTACGATCTCGTCCTTGTTGATGAGACCCACCGACTCGGTCAGCGTGCGAACCAGGCGTCCGGGGTTCAGAACAAGAAGTTCCGGGACATCAACACTGAACTTTTCGGTGCGGACGATCCTCGTCACACTCAACTCGACTGGATCAAGGCACGAAGTAGGCACCAGCTGTTGCTCATCGACGGCGAGCAGAGTGTCCGTCCCCATGATCTCTCCCCTGCAACTCTCAACAGGGAGGTGCGGGCTGCGCGGGATACTCACCGCTTCTTTCGCCTCACCACGCAGATGCGAGTGCGGGCGGGTGCGGACTACGTCGAGTTCATCAGAGCCCTACTCCGCGATGAGAAACCAGCACTTCCTGACCTCGGAGACTACGACCTCCAGTTCTTTGACGACCTCCGGGAGATGCGTGCTGCGATACGGGAGAAGGACGCGGAAGTTGGACTCTCGCGGCTCGTCGCTGGGTATGCGTGGGACTGGGCTTCCAAGAACGACCGTGATGCCTTCGACATCGAGCTCGACGGCGAGCGCATGCGCTGGAACAAAGCGCAGAAAGACTGGATCAACTCTGCGGGATCTCTCGATGAGGTCGGCTCCATCCACACGGTGCAGGGCTACGACCTCAACTACGCCGGCGTGATCATCGGGCCGGATCTGCGGCTCGACCGTGATTCCGGCCGGATCGTCGCGGACCGTGAACGGTATCGGGACAAGAAGGGGAAAGAGAACACCGGCCACCTCAAGGACGCCTTCTCAGACGACGATCTACTGGTGTTCATTCGGAACATCTACGGAGTGCTACTGACTCGTGGGATTCGTGGAACGTACGTTTACGTTTGCGATCCGGCCCTGCGCGGTCAGATCCGGGCGGCGCTGCTGGACGATTCTTTGGCATCTACATCGGACCGACAGAGTCCGATCTAA